The Geoalkalibacter sp. sequence TCGAACACCTCGGCGGGCAGGACATATTCCTCGCGGCTGTAACCCTGGCGCAGCTCCAGGGCCAGCCCGCGCAGAAAGGCGCGGCGCACGGCGGCGCGCAGCTCGGCGGTGCTCACCTCCAGGCCGAGTTCGCTTTTGAGGCAGGTCTGGACCATCTCGGTGGCGATGCCCTTGGCGATGTCGAAGAACTTGCACAGGCCGATCAGGTCAAAGCCCACGATCTGCAGCTTCTCGTCGGTGATGGCCTTGACC is a genomic window containing:
- a CDS encoding aldehyde ferredoxin oxidoreductase C-terminal domain-containing protein codes for the protein VKAITDEKLQIVGFDLIGLCKFFDIAKGIATEMVQTCLKSELGLEVSTAELRAAVRRAFLRGLALELRQGYSREEYVLPAEVFDDPNPHLKVPRIATREFFDELSRRVWAAFEAELEAFIAEAGAAPGSDPT